From the genome of Scytonema hofmannii PCC 7110, one region includes:
- a CDS encoding YtxH domain-containing protein — MSNNRSGLFIGGLMLGSAIGTLTGLLLAPRTGRETRQILKKSASALPELAEDISTSVQIQADRLSANARSNWDETLDRLRDAIAAGIDASQRESQVLKRQNTEQNSDPVTQHLDS, encoded by the coding sequence ATGTCTAACAACCGTTCGGGATTATTTATCGGTGGGTTAATGTTAGGATCTGCTATTGGCACCCTAACCGGATTACTCTTGGCTCCTCGCACAGGGCGCGAAACGCGTCAGATCTTAAAAAAATCTGCTAGTGCTCTACCAGAGTTGGCAGAAGATATCTCAACAAGTGTTCAGATACAGGCAGACCGCCTTTCTGCTAACGCACGCTCGAATTGGGATGAAACATTAGATCGATTGCGAGATGCGATCGCAGCTGGTATAGACGCCAGCCAGAGGGAAAGCCAAGTCTTAAAGCGGCAAAACACAGAACAAAACTCAGATCCTGTTACACAACATTTAGATAGCTAG
- the ribD gene encoding bifunctional diaminohydroxyphosphoribosylaminopyrimidine deaminase/5-amino-6-(5-phosphoribosylamino)uracil reductase RibD, with amino-acid sequence MMQRCVELARLALGRTSPNPMVGSVIVKDGKIVGEGFHPRAGEPHAEVFALKAAGTDARGATIYVSLEPCNHYGRTPPCSEALVAAGVSKVVVGMVDPNPLVAGGGIARLRAAGIEVLVGVEEEACKKLNEGFAHRILYKQPFGILKYAMTLDGKIATSSGHSAWITNQAARHQVHQVRAACDAVIVGGNTVRHDNPHLTSHQQGAHNPLRVVMSRSLELPEKAHLWQTSEAPTLVLTEQGANPSFQELLRKLGVEVVELTPLTPTRAMAYLYDRGFCSVLWECGGVLAASAIAQGAVQKVLAFIAPKIIGGNNAPTPVGDLGFSTMTEALSLERVEMRVVGSDCVVEGYLPTSH; translated from the coding sequence ATGATGCAGCGGTGTGTGGAATTAGCCCGCCTTGCCCTAGGACGGACTTCTCCAAACCCCATGGTAGGATCTGTCATAGTGAAAGATGGAAAAATTGTGGGGGAAGGATTTCATCCCCGTGCTGGCGAACCCCATGCAGAAGTTTTTGCTTTAAAAGCAGCTGGTACTGATGCTCGTGGCGCTACTATTTACGTAAGTCTCGAACCGTGCAATCACTACGGGCGTACTCCCCCATGTTCCGAAGCATTGGTTGCTGCTGGGGTGTCTAAAGTGGTGGTTGGTATGGTCGATCCCAACCCACTCGTAGCAGGTGGTGGTATTGCTCGCTTGCGTGCTGCGGGAATAGAAGTTTTGGTTGGAGTAGAAGAGGAAGCTTGTAAGAAGTTGAATGAGGGCTTTGCCCATCGCATTCTCTACAAACAACCTTTTGGTATTTTGAAATATGCCATGACTTTAGATGGTAAAATAGCTACTTCTAGCGGTCACAGTGCTTGGATCACAAATCAAGCTGCTCGCCATCAAGTTCATCAAGTTAGAGCAGCTTGCGATGCAGTGATCGTTGGTGGCAATACGGTTAGACACGACAACCCCCATCTCACTAGCCATCAACAAGGAGCACACAATCCTCTCCGTGTGGTGATGAGTCGCAGTCTTGAATTACCTGAAAAAGCTCATTTGTGGCAAACTTCAGAGGCTCCCACTTTAGTTTTAACGGAACAGGGTGCTAACCCCAGCTTTCAAGAACTGTTACGTAAGCTTGGGGTGGAAGTGGTAGAATTAACACCACTCACACCTACTCGGGCAATGGCTTACTTGTACGATCGAGGTTTTTGCAGCGTCCTTTGGGAGTGCGGTGGTGTCTTGGCTGCTAGTGCGATCGCTCAAGGAGCCGTGCAAAAAGTTCTTGCCTTTATTGCTCCTAAAATCATCGGTGGGAACAATGCTCCGACACCTGTGGGCGATCTTGGTTTTAGCACCATGACCGAAGCGTTGTCTTTAGAACGTGTAGAGATGCGAGTTGTCGGTTCTGATTGTGTAGTGGAGGGTTATTTACCTACGAGTCATTAG
- the mreD gene encoding rod shape-determining protein MreD has product MQFIHLNGGRQKKPKPTRRKSGIKISPLSRWNPFLRQVVDWGITVGSAFLCLMILPTRFPGMELLGIGPNWTVIWVVAWSVKRTTFEGTCAGIVLGLLQDAMTSPDPTHALSLGIVGGLTGMLQKQRFIQEDFISIALIVFGMAVLAETIFASQLTLMGNAIAADIWAYFQKVALASAILSSLWAPVVYFPLNRWWQHFKLAEQS; this is encoded by the coding sequence ATGCAATTTATACATTTAAATGGTGGCAGACAGAAAAAACCAAAACCAACAAGGCGAAAATCCGGAATTAAAATTAGCCCTCTTTCTCGCTGGAATCCCTTCTTACGTCAAGTCGTTGATTGGGGGATTACAGTGGGGTCGGCATTTTTGTGCTTAATGATACTTCCTACACGGTTTCCCGGTATGGAATTGTTAGGTATTGGACCTAATTGGACTGTAATTTGGGTGGTTGCTTGGAGTGTCAAGCGTACAACCTTTGAAGGTACCTGTGCTGGGATAGTTTTGGGGTTACTCCAAGATGCGATGACTTCACCAGACCCAACTCACGCTTTGAGTTTGGGAATTGTGGGGGGACTTACGGGAATGCTCCAAAAACAACGCTTTATTCAAGAAGATTTTATTTCTATTGCCTTAATTGTATTTGGTATGGCAGTTCTTGCAGAAACAATTTTTGCGTCCCAATTAACTTTAATGGGTAACGCAATTGCGGCAGACATCTGGGCTTATTTCCAGAAAGTTGCCCTTGCTTCTGCTATTCTCAGTAGTCTATGGGCACCAGTTGTCTATTTTCCTTTGAATCGTTGGTGGCAACACTTCAAGCTGGCAGAACAGTCTTGA